The Glycine soja cultivar W05 chromosome 19, ASM419377v2, whole genome shotgun sequence genomic sequence AGTTTCATATGTTACTACCAGTACTCTTATCAAGCTTTATATTCGTCCTTAACAGCAATTCCACATATAGATATGGAAAATATGACAGGAGTGGGAACTTTTCTATAGAGAGTGGTCCAAATCGAGAAGTCTATGCTAACTCCCCAAGGAATGAGgcgaaatatatttttctttcagaTGGCATGATGCGGGTAAGTTGCTGAAATTACATTATCAGTGTATtgtgtttcttctttttttttgagtATTACAGTTCTAAgttgttgttggttttcttTGCTAGGAAATACCTTGGCGTGGTGCTGGTGTAGCAGTCCCCATGTTTTCTGTTAGGTCAGAATCTGATCTGGGTGTTGGGGAGTTTCTTGACCTTAAGTTGCTAGTTGACTGGGCTGTAGCATCTGGTTTCCATTTAGTTCAACTTTTACCAATCAATGATACATCTGTGCATGGGATGTGGTGGGATTCTTATCCATACAGGTATGGCAGCTTCAAAATCATTGTAGACATCAGATAAATATGTAGTAAATCTCTTATTACTTGGCACTATGCAAACATGGTTTttactataaattaaataaattgaagataTTAGAAACTGATAAAACTTGGTCTTCCAGAAAAGAAATAAGACTACTTAATTCAGAGTTAGCCCAATTTAATACAGTGAAATAACAAGAAAAcaccagaaaaaaaaatcctgctCTCAAATGCAAAGTGTACTCCCAAATACTCCTTATTCTCTCAATGACTGCCTTCCCCACtctttttctcccttttctaTTTATCCCATCTTATGGTAGTAACACTGCATCATTCTCCTCTCCACTCATCACACCTGTTGTCCTCCTCTTGTCTACACTCAGCccactcttctctttctcccatTCACCTCAGTTGAGGGCAGCCCATGTTGTTTCTTCCTTCTACAGTTCAACCATAGACTTGGGGTACTAGAACATCAGAAACATAGTGTTATGGATAGCAATCAAGGACTACAGAAAGTAAGGCCCAAAAGGCAAGCCACTATCCCTACTTGAAGGCTACGTGCAGTTGGGTTCCATGCAGCATGCAGATGCAGTCCGTACGTGAAGGAAGCGCACTACTAGGATAGGATCATATCTTCTAGAATAAAGGGATTTTGTTGTTAGTGATATTtctgcttttgtgtgcttttgcGTAGCACGGTTAGTGGATGTCGGGGTCTTGTCCCATTAGTAGCTATATATATCCGTTGTAAGGGCACTTGCAGGATATGAATGAAATAGCAAAGTTTTCCTTTCTCCCTTTTCCTCTGGAGGCATTGGCACCCTTGAAACCAGcctatcttctccttcttcctctttgTTTCTGGAGGTGCTGACCCtcgaagttcaacaacaagcCGCTGCACGTAAcatttggtgctttcattgaccTCCCGTGGCCGCCTTCCATGGCTACCACTCACCATATGAAGCTTCCATGGCTGCCTACCACCACCCACACTACTCGTCGTACGGAGCTTCCATGGCTGCCCTCCACAACTGCAAGACCACCCTCCACTACCCCCCACAACAACCACCACACCACCTTGAGTTTTCGTCTGCCACCGAGGACCGCCTTGGCCAAACTTGATGCCGCTACACGCTGTCTCGACTCCCAACTAGACGCCCTTCTCCTACGACTGCCTCGGAGACCCGGCCACCACTACCCTCCTCAGTTTCCATGCTCTGCACCCATACAACCAAGTCCCGCACCATTACCGCCTCCGCCATTGCCTCTGTCGTTGCCTCCGTCACTCGAGTCGACTCCATCACCCATGCTTATCGCATCCACGACCATGCCACCTCTGCCAGCCTGGCCGCCTCCGCCACCTCCGCCGTTCGCACCCATACAGCCGCAGTCCACAACCTTGCCGCGGCCCACAACCTTGATGGGTCTAGTTTCCATTGTGGTTGTTTCCCTCCTTGCAATCAGCAACCTCCACGTGTCCTCCGACTGCCGCGGGATCACCATTCCTCGAGTCCGCAAGGAGCACTTCAGCCGCTGCGAGGAGCTCGACCACTCCTTCTTCCTCAACTTTTACGCCGCAAAATGGCTCTACTTCCGCAACACCAACCTCCATTCACTCATTCCTTCACCCATTTTAATTTGGGATCCCGGTTCGCATTTTTAAGCCATGGTTTGAAGCCccaacaccttgaggacaaggtgtttcTGATGAGGGCGGGAATGTTACAGATAGCAATCAAGGGCTACAGAAAGTAAGGCCCAAAAGGCAAGCCACTATCCCTACTTGAAGGCTATGTGCAGTTGGGTTCCATGCAGCATGCAGATACAGTCCGTACATGAAGGAAGCGCACTACTAGGATAGGATCGTATCTTCTAGAATAAAGGGATTTTGCTGTTAGTGATATTtctgcttttgtgtgcttttgcGTAGCACGGTTAGTGGATGTCAGGGCCTTGTCCCCTTAGTAGCTATATAGATCCGTTGTAGGGGCACTTGCAGGATATGAATGAAATAGCAAAGTTTTCCTTTCTCCCTTTTCCTCTGGAGGCATTGGCACCCTCGAAACCAGcctatcttctccttcttcctctttgTTTCTGGAGGTGCTGACCCTCAAAGTTCAGCAACAAGCCGCTGCACGTAACACATAGGCAAAAAggcaaaaaggaaaaatgaaaaacttaagATGTAGGAAATTGAATTTTACAAGATTTGTTTGAAGTTGCTAAAACTCTCATCTTTGATCTCCTTACAACTTTGGGGTGGCATATATTTGATTTCCCAAGTTTGTAATTTCCATTTTGACTTAAAACTATCTCAAACTTTTATTTAGATAAGATACAAACTGCATGCAGCAAATCGAACCAAGTCTCTGACATTAATTTTTTCACacatgatgaaaataaaatatttcttgtgACTAATTATTGTTTCACAACAATTCATAGACtctgtaccaaaaaaataaataaattcatatacTAATTGTTGAGACTTGAAGTTGTGATCTTGTGTATGCTTGGTTTTCAGTTCACTCTCAGTCTTTGCATTGCATCCATTGTACCTGAGAGTACAAGCACTTTCTAAGAACATACCCGAGGAGATCAAGGTTatgtttagaaattttattttcttttgaatagCATTGGTAGCAGATTCAAAATCCTGATATTTGAAATGCTCTGCTTCTCCTTTAAACAGAAAGAGATTGAAAAGGCAAAACAGCAATTGGATGGGAAGGTAATGCTACCTAATCTTTGTATATATCTTGATACCATAAAAAAAAGGTTCTCTAATTTATAATATGCATGGTTGAAAGGACGTTACGAAGTCTAAATAATTTGCCTTTTAGTCACTCCTAATATTCATGTTGTTCTAAATAAATATCAGTTCTAAGCAAACACCATTATAacctaattatgtttttataataGAAAAGAGGTGTGTTGCTATGGTTGTAAGATTGGTGGTAAATTAATTTCAGTCTTCAATGTAGCACTCCAcgcacttttcatttttttttaagtgacaTAGCAGTATAGCACCTTTAGATGGAACCAAGATTGCATATATTTTGGTGTAgcaaaaccaatttttttttttaaaatccaatTGCTGCAATTAGTTGAATAGAATACTGTTTAGATTCGATTCCAGGGTTCAaataagaaaaaccaaaagaacaCCCTTTCAACGTGCAAAAAATTATGAGATGTTGCAGCCTTTGTTTTTAACTGTATAAATTTAGTACTTTGGAAACTGAGATACCTGTATTCTTAGTAAACCTCCATTCTAGTCCTTGATATTGTAAGGTTAGTCACTGTAGTTCCTAACTTTACTAAATCCTCACTTTAGTCAGTGACTTTACAAAAGGTCATTCATTGTAGTCCTTTCAACCTTATTTTTCACTGTTGTTCTGCCCCAAATTGGACTAAAGTCAATAACACTTTGTTAAGTAAAGGATTAAAGTGAGAATTTTTTAAAGTCAAGGACTAAAGTGACCGATGCTAATATTTAGGGATTAAAATGAGGGTTActcatgttttattttggttgtattttatacaaatatgttgtTACTGTCATCATGATTTTTATACACAAACATACTGGTAAATGACAACTTCCTTatggttaattttatttgtgttcCTACAGGATGTTGATTATGAGGCTACAATGGCTACTAAACTCTCAATTGCTAAGAAAGTTTTCGCTCAAGAGAAAGATTTGATACTTAATTCAAGTTCCTTTAAGGAGTTCTTTTCTGAGAATGAGGTCTTACTACTGCAGAGTGTTGCTGTTTAATATGCCGTCAAAAGATATTTTATCTGTCTTATCTTTGTTTCTTGTacatttttcctttcctttataATAAACTTGCCATGATCAATTATTTCttacaaaaacaacaaaaaaccagcccttttccctttttctcaCTAGGTGGGgttggctacatggatcaaataACATCATGATATTATGAATCATATCTATAGAAAAACCATTAATCTCTAAATCTTTTTAATGGGTAGTTTTTTTGGTCTCCCTCTACTTCTAGTGATAGGGCAACCCTGCATCTGACTTGGCTTTATTTTTGATGGTAATAGGGTTGGTTGAAACCTTATGCTGCTTTCTGTTTCCTGCGGGACTTCTTTGAAACATCAGATCGCACTCAATGGGGTTGTTTTGCTCATTACTCAGAGGATAAGGTATATACCTtaggttatttttatttatttttaaaataaatgtggtTAAGTTGAGGTTTTCTATTTCCTATTGTTTACAGCTAGAGAAACTTGTATCCAAGGACAGCCTGCATTATGAGATAATTTGCTTCCACTACtatgttcaataccatttaCATTTACAAGTATGTTAAATTGAACACTACTCTCTGTAAGTTCTTCATGGCAGTCAAATCACTAAAACAAATGAATCTTATCGTTTGCTATCTTCTTGTTCTGACAGTTATCAGAAGCTGCAGAATATGCAAGAAAGAAGGGAGTGATACTAAAGGGAGATCTTCCTATTGGAGTTGACAGAAACAGTGTGGATACCTGGGTTTATCCAAATTTGTTTCGAATGAACACTTCTACTGGGGCACCTCcagattattttgataaaaatggCCAGAATTGGGGTTTCCCTACTTATAATTGGGAAGAAATGTCAAAGGACAACTATGGTTGGTGGAGAGCTCGATTGACACaggttttggttttgaattcTTGATCTTGTCCTTATATGGACAATAGTCCATCCAAAGTTAAATATAGAGGctgaatcttttttatttattttgtatttttttttaaatccacaACAGATGGCAAAATATTTTACAGCTTACAGGATTGATCACATTTTGGGATTCTTCCGAATTTGGGAACTTCCGGATCATGCTGCGACAGGTCTTGTTGGAAAATTCCGACCATCTATTCCTCTTAGTCAGGTATACTCttgttcttttaaatttaaagggCACTTGATGCAGTGAAATGCGTCCTGAACTGCTCTAACtagcaaaatatattttttttgtacttttagTCAATTTATATTTCATGTCTTATCTGTTGTAGGAAGAACTTGAACGAGAAGGAATATGGGACTTTAATCGCCTAAGTTACCCATATATTAAGCGGGAACTATTACAGGTTAGTAGTCTACCTTTTTAGCTACTACAACTGAATTTTTGCAGTATGTGAAAAAATTAACTCCAGGTTGCTGTCTGGATTTCTATAATATGTGTTGTAGTCTTGTACATGTGTTTGCCAAGGTAAGTTGCAATATATCATGTTCATTCTTGTTACAGGAAAAATTTGGTGATGCTTGGACTTTTGTTGCAACAACTTTTCTAAAGGAAATTGACAAGAACTTCTATGAGGTGATTATCCTTTTCTgtctaatatttattgatttgtaTGGTTATATACTCATATAGCATACATTTAGTTTTAGTCATAAGGGAAGTAGGGAGCAACTTTTCTGAATATAATTAGAAGCACTGTTTTTAGTTGACTAttatcttaatttaattaataaatatttgataaccaACTCCTGTAGGTTTATATAACACACCTTTAGATTTGATCATCATGAATTTATATTAGAACagagaaagaaataattttatttctcttatccAGTTTGAATAATACATCTACTGATTTATAAACAGAATTAGTCCCAAAGAGGAAACCAAATCTGCTATAATcaggaaataaaagaaagaaatcaggAAGCAATAAATAACCTATCATCTATGATCTGATcaaaattcagattttattCAAATCTGATTCTGAACagatttattacaaattaaatcAAGGCATAAGTTAGGAAATAATGGATACAAAATGAAGGACAAACTTCAACAATTTTCGTGAATGAACTCTGCTTGGTTAAGTCTTCATTAAGACGGATGGTTTTATTGAGATGGAACCTAATTCCAAACTAAAACCATGAAGAGAAATGTTAGGAACACACTTTTTGTTACATTGTTTTGAACACACTCTCTTTTATTAGTTGAATTACTTATTTGGTTCCTATATCTGAATCAACTTTttgttttagtccctatatTTAAAAACTCAATGTTTAGTCCCTAGAgcattttttttagtgtttaagTACTTATGTCTCCTTTTGTGGCAGTTTTACACCATCAAAAAACTAAcaacaagaattaaaatataaaaattactcgtatagggactaaaatgtAGAGTTTTTTTAGGTACAGGGACTAAAACAAAAAGTTGATGTAGGTATAAGGaccaaatgattaattaaacccATTTAATATTGTTAGGAAAAGGACAAGGATCCTATCAAGTGGGGTTTGGGAATGGTAGATGTATGAAACCATAGCCTTACAAGCAGAGTGGTTGTTTCCAGGATTTGAACCTGTGACTTCTAGGCCACAAGACAGCATTCAattattttcagaaaaaatttcaaaattttagttgaaaagaaaagaataataagatgggaggaaaaaaaagaggtagAAGGAGGTGAGGGTGGAAGTTAATGGTTGGGTGAATTTCAAAATAACTTCCATTGTTATGGAAAAGTACGATATCCATCCGCATCATGGGATTAAAATGTAAGCAAAACATTTTCTTGGGATTAAAAAATGTCCAATTTTTTCATAGCATGTATGAAGCATATATTCCCATGTTCACTTTCCTTGGAAGAAACACGACAAACCTCTTAACAAATACACCCTAAGTGGATAAAACCAGAAATTAGgcattttttagttaattgtaTGTCTGAGTGTTGACGTGTTAAATTTCTGTTAACTCTGTTgtaatcattatatatattcagTCTGTGTGTTGAAGTTTCTTgctcaataatatatttattttcaataaatggTTTTAGTTCAAGGAGGATTGCAACACAGAGAAAAAAATTGCTTCCAAACTGAAAACTTGTGCAGAAAGTTCTCTCTTGTTGGAGAGTGTAGACAAATTGCAGCGTAATCTCTTTGATCTTTCACAGGTAGCTTTATCGAATTTTCTTCCTTGTTCATATTCCTCTTCTCTCCCCCCCTCTTTTCCTGTGTTGATATTTACTCTGAAAGTTAACACTAATTAATCTtggatttaattttgatttactaACTGAGTTTTACTCTATTAGGTAAACCATATGGTTCCATTTTTGTAAAGATAATATTCCACTGAAAGTGAAAACCTTAGTTACTGCAATGATGTGGCACTTTCTTATTAATTATTGGCATAAAAGTTTTACAATGATGATGAATTAATTTTACACTCTTCAATCTTAAAATTGGCTTTCCTTTAAATGTATTTTGAATCTTTTTGTCTTGTGTTGTGTCCTCTTGGTATTGCAAGTCCGACATTATGTTATATGCTATTATTGGCTTGCAGAATATAGTTCTAATCCGAGATCCAGAGGATCCAAGAAAATTTTATCCTCGTTTCAACCTTGAAGATACCATAAGTTTCCAGGATTTGGATGATCATAGGTACCTTACCTATCTCAGTGTGTGCGTACTGTCCATTGAGGATGGTTCCTGCAATTATACCCACTTTTACACATAATTTTATGCTGAAAACTGTTCTGCATACAGTACAAAAATTCTTTCGACATTCTGAATTTTGACTTCCTTGAGATATGTTCTCATTCTCACTAGTTTTCCATATATAATACAGCAAGAATGTTCTCAAACGATTATACCATGACTACTATTTCTGTCGTCAAGAGAATCTTTGGAGGCAAAATGCATTGAAGACCCTGCCTGTACTTCTAAATTCATCAGACATGCTGGCCTGTGGGGAAGATTTGGGTCTCATTCCATCTTGTGTCCATCCTGTATGCCCATTATGTTTTCCTTAAGCTCTCCTAATCAAGAAAATCTATCTCTATTTCACTTGCAGACACACAagcacgcacacacacacacacatactcaCATTCTGACTTATCCTAAAGATATTAAAagaattagatttttatttttatcttaatttggGTACATTGTTAGGATTTGACTATAAATTTGTTAATGTAGGTTATGCAAGAACTGGGATTAGTTGGGTTGCGCATTCAGCGCATGCCCAATGAACCTGATCTGGAATTTGGTATTCCTTCTAAGTACAGCTACATGACGGTAAGGTTTCTATGTTCTATTGCTTCTCCTCcttttccttattttatttaggTGCCGTTGGTTGAACTAATGGAAACATATtgactttttgtatttttattgagGCTTCACGGTTCCatatagaaaaatagaaaaaaaaaaaaacttccataGGTTGGCAGGATGATGAATCCTCTAAAAAGAAATCTTATTGTCTAAAGTGTTTCGAAACCTATCAGAATATATGAAGAATATCTAATAATATCTAGACTGTATCTTGGAATAATTTAGAATGTTAGATTATCTCTTAGGATTAGTTTCTATAAATAGTTCGAGTGCTTTGTGTTTTGCATCATTTATATCAAATCAATATACATTTCAGAATACTCTCTGTTCTATCCTTTTTCCTCTCTCAATAGCTACAACCCGAACTCAAACTTTTATCTGATTGTGTTATATCCTTGCCACATTTAAATGTCTTTTGGTTTTATGACTCAATGAACAAAAAGTTTCTGGTTTTGGTGGTGCCTATAGTTGTGGTTCCGAGGAAATGTaattagatttttagggtttccTTGTTATAATATGCTAAATCTGAGTCCATCTTCATTGAGAACTAATGTAAGTTTTTCTATTTGGAGCTCTTTTGTTTGATTGGTTATCTTGAGGCAATGTGCAGGTATGTGCCCCTTCATGTCATGACTGTTCCACCTTGCGTGCTTGGtgggaagaagatgaagaaagaaGACTCCGGTTTTTCAAGAATGTGATGGAGTCCGATGGGTTGCCGCCCGATCAATGTGTTCCAGAAGTTGCACATTTTGTTATAAGGCAGCATTTTGAAGCCCCATCAATGTGGGCAATCTTCCCTCTTCAGGTATTCTGACTGACATGTTATTTTAACAGGGTGAAATAAACTTATTGTGGttttccattttaatttcccaagACAGCCCTTTCAGCTTGCACTAGTTGGTTTATGGTTGTCGGGGACAACTTCATTTTAGTTATTTCTCTGTACATGGAACTCATGCTCCTAATGTGGCGGACCTCGAATGCAGGACTTGTTAGCATTAAAAGAAGAATATACAACACGCCCTGCAACAGAGGAGACAATCAATGACCCTACGAATCCGAAGCACTATTGGAGATTCCGTGAGTCTTAAGCTTAGTCTCAGTTAACTCCGCTAGATAATCTGTTACTATTGAACCACCTTATGGAAAATTATGATCCAAGTGTGCTTTTAACTGTTGTCAGGTGTGCATGTGACTTTGGAATCATTGATCAAGGATAATGACCTCCAAACCACCATCAAAGATCTCGTCGGTTGGAGTGGAAGATCACTCCCTAAGGAAGACGACTCAGAAATAGAAGCGAGCCCAGTGTCGGTGTTGTCAGCAGCAGAAGCTCTTTCTGAGAAGCAGAAGTTTGCCAGTACCACGGAAAAGCCTGTTCTtgtcaaataaaaattgtaGCTGATGTTATTCATGCTAGTCCTTCAAATCATATTATATCCTATAACCTGCTAAGATGAAGATAACAATAAGGATCATCCGTGCTCTGTTCCATCTGTTTGCATTATGTTTCTTAATGAAGTCTACAAATAAATCTTGATGCATGTATTGTTTATGTCCTGCCCATAAGTTGTAGCttttataataatagtaatagtaattATAAGAGGTACTCCGTACTCATAATGCAActgtaaataaaacaa encodes the following:
- the LOC114399386 gene encoding 4-alpha-glucanotransferase DPE2-like yields the protein MVNPGLFSANKSTNSVKVSFRIPYFTQWGQSLLVCGSVPVLGSWNVKKGVLLSPVHQGAELIWGGSITVPKGFQCQYSYYVVDDNKNVLRWEMGKKRELVLREGIQSGQEIEFRDLWQTGSDALPFRSAFKDVIFRQSWDLSDATVGVNHINVEPEGEAILVQFKISCPNIEKDTSIYVIGSNTKLGQWKVENGLKLSYFGESVWKAECVMQRSDFPIKYRYGKYDRSGNFSIESGPNREVYANSPRNEAKYIFLSDGMMREIPWRGAGVAVPMFSVRSESDLGVGEFLDLKLLVDWAVASGFHLVQLLPINDTSVHGMWWDSYPYSSLSVFALHPLYLRVQALSKNIPEEIKKEIEKAKQQLDGKDVDYEATMATKLSIAKKVFAQEKDLILNSSSFKEFFSENEGWLKPYAAFCFLRDFFETSDRTQWGCFAHYSEDKLEKLVSKDSLHYEIICFHYYVQYHLHLQLSEAAEYARKKGVILKGDLPIGVDRNSVDTWVYPNLFRMNTSTGAPPDYFDKNGQNWGFPTYNWEEMSKDNYGWWRARLTQMAKYFTAYRIDHILGFFRIWELPDHAATGLVGKFRPSIPLSQEELEREGIWDFNRLSYPYIKRELLQEKFGDAWTFVATTFLKEIDKNFYEFKEDCNTEKKIASKLKTCAESSLLLESVDKLQRNLFDLSQNIVLIRDPEDPRKFYPRFNLEDTISFQDLDDHSKNVLKRLYHDYYFCRQENLWRQNALKTLPVLLNSSDMLACGEDLGLIPSCVHPVMQELGLVGLRIQRMPNEPDLEFGIPSKYSYMTVCAPSCHDCSTLRAWWEEDEERRLRFFKNVMESDGLPPDQCVPEVAHFVIRQHFEAPSMWAIFPLQDLLALKEEYTTRPATEETINDPTNPKHYWRFRVHVTLESLIKDNDLQTTIKDLVGWSGRSLPKEDDSEIEASPVSVLSAAEALSEKQKFASTTEKPVLVK